A window of the Callospermophilus lateralis isolate mCalLat2 chromosome 7, mCalLat2.hap1, whole genome shotgun sequence genome harbors these coding sequences:
- the Rprd2 gene encoding regulation of nuclear pre-mRNA domain-containing protein 2 isoform X1, producing the protein MAAGGGGGSSKASSSSASSAGALESSLDRKFQSVTNTMESIQGLSSWCIENKKHHSTIVYHWMKWLRRSAYPHRLNLFYLANDVIQNCKRKNAIIFRESFADVLPEAAALVKDPSVSKSIERIFKIWEDRNVYPEEMIVALREALSTTFKTQKQLKENLNKQPNKQWKKSQTSTNPKAALKSKIVAEFRSQALIEELLLYKRSEDQIELKEKQLSTMRVDVCSTETLKCLKDKTGGKKFSKEFEEASSKLEEFVNGLDKQVKNGPSLTEALENAGIFYEAQYKEVKVVANAYKTFANRVNNLKKKLDQLKSTLPDPEESPVPSPSMDAPSPTGSESPFQGMGGEESRSPTMESEKSATPEPVTDNRDVEDMELSDVEDDGSKIIVEDRKEKPVEKSAVSTSVPTKPTETLPKASSCTPVPVTMTATPPLPKPVNTSLLSPSPALALPNLANVDLAKISSILSSLTSVMKNTGVSPASRPSPGTPTSPSNLTSGLKTPAPATTTSHNPLANILSKVEITPESILSALSKTQTQSAPALQGLSSLLQSVTGNPVPSSEAASQSTSASPANTTVSTIKGRNVSSNTQSFIPKSFNYSPNSSASEVSSTSASKTSIGQSPGLPSTTFKLPSNSLGFAGTHSTSPAAPPTEVAMCQSSEISKPKLESESTSPSLEMKIHNFLKGNPGFSGLNLNIPILSSLGSSAPSESHPSDFQRGPTSTSIDNIDGTPVRDERSGTPTQDEMMDKPTSSSVDTMSLLSKIISPGSSTPSSTRSPPPGRDENFPRELSNSVSTYRPFGLGSESPYKQPSDGMERPSSLMDSSQEKFYPDTSFHEDEDYRDFEYSGPPPSAMMNLEKKPAKSILKSSKVSDAPEYQPILSSYSHRAQEFGVKSAFPPSVRALLDSSENCDRLASSPGLFGAFSIRGNEPGSDRSPSPSKNDSFFTPDSNHNSLSQSTTGHLSLPQKQYPDSPHPVPHRSLFSPQNTLAAPTGHPPTSGVEKVLASTISTTSTIEFKNMLKNASRKPSDDKHFGQTPNKGTSNDGVSLSNLTQPSLTTADQQQQEEHYRIETRVSSSCLDLPDSTEEKGAPIETLGYHNAANRRMSGEPIQTVESIRVPGKGNRGHGREASRVGWFDLSTSGSSFDNGPSSASDLASLGGGGSGGLTGFKTAPYKERAPQFQESVGNFRSNSFNSTFEHHLPPSPLEHGTPFQREPVGPSPAPPAPPKDHSGIFSRDAPAHLPSVDLTNPFTKEAALAHAAPPPPPGEHSGVPFPAPPPPPPPGEHSSSGGSGVPFSTPPPPPPPVDHSGVVPFPTPPLAEHGVAGAVAVFPKDHSSLLQGTLAEHFGVLAGPRDHGGPTQRDLNGPGLSRVRESLSLPAHSLEHLGPAHGGGGGGGNSGSGPPLGPSHRDTINRSGMILRSPRPDFRPREPFLGRDPFHSLKRPRPPFTRGPPFFAPKRPFFPPRY; encoded by the exons GGATCCATCTGTCTCCAAGTCTATAGAACGAATCTTTAAAATTTGGGAAGATAGAAATGTATACCCAGAAGAAATGATTGTGGCATTGAGAGAGGCTTTGA GTACCACTTTCAAAACTCAGAAGCAGCTGAAAGAAAATCTGAACAAACAACCGAACAAGCAGTGGAAGAAATCACAAA CATCCACGAATCCAAAAGCTGCTCTCAAGTCTAAGATAGTTGCTGAGTTTCGA TCTCAGGCCCTCATTGAAGAACTGTTGCTATATAAGCGCTCAGAAGATCAGATAGAATTAAAGGAGAAACAGTTGTCAACTATGAGGGTGGATGTATGCAGCACAGAAACCCTCAAATGCTTAAAAG ATAAAACTGGGGGGAAGAAATTCTCTAAAGAATTTGAAGAGGCAAGCTCTAAGCTGGaagaatttgtgaatggactggatAAGCAGGTGAAAAATGGGCCTTCACTAACAGAAGCACTGGAAAATGCTGGAATTTTCTATGAAGCACAGTATAAAGAAGTAAAAGTTGTGGCCAAT GCATACAAAACCTTTGCTAACCGAGTAAacaatttaaagaagaaattggATCAGTTGAAGTCAACCCTTCCTGATCCTGAAGAATCACCAGTCCCTTCCCCAAGTATGGATGCTCCCTCCCCAACTGGTTCGGAGTCCCCATTTCAGGGAATGGGAGGTGAGGAATCCCGGTCACCAACAATGGAGAGTGAGAAATCTGCCACACCTGAACCTGTGACTGATAATCGTGATGTGGAAGACATGGAACTCTCAGATGTAGAAGATGATGGGTCAAAAATCATTG TGGAGGACAGGAAGGAAAAACCTGTGGAGAAGTCAGCTGTCTCTACTTCTGTACCTACAAAGCCAACAGAAACTCTCCCAAAGGCCTCTTCCTGTACCCCAGTGCCTGTGACcatgacagcaaccccacctcttCCAAAGCCTGTGAATACTTCTCTTCTGTCCCCGTCCCCAGCTTTGGCTTTGCCAAACCTGGCTAACGTGGATCTGGCAAAGATTAGTTCCATCCTTAGCAGCCTAACATCAGTCATGAAAAATACTG GGGTCAGTCCTGCATCAAGACCTTCTCCAGGAACTCCTACCAGTCCCAGCAACCTCACCAGTGGCCTGAAAACACCTGCACCTGCCACAACAACATCTCACAACCCTCTGGCAAATATTCTCTCCAAGGTGGAGATCACCCCAGAGAGCATTCTATCTGCTCTTTCCAAAACCCAGACACAGTCAGCCCCTGCACTACAAG GCCTGTCATCTTTACTTCAGAGTGTTACTGGGAACCCAGTTCCATCCAGTGAAGCTGCATCTCAGAGCACATCAGCTTCCCCTGCCAACACCACAGTCTCTACCATAAAAGGAAGAAATGTGTCCTCTAATACCCAATCTTTTATTCCCAAAAGCTTCAACTATTCTCCTAATTCATCAGCTTCTGAAGTCTCTTCAACTTCAGCCAGCAAGACATCAATTGGGCAAAGTCCAGGGCTTCCAAGCACTACGTTTAAACTGCCATCCAACTCTTTAGGGTTTGCAGGTACCCACAGTACTAGCCCTGCTGCCCCGCCTACCGAAGTTGCCATGTGCCAATCTTCAGAGATCTCCAAGCCAAAACTGGAGTCAGAGTCCACCTCCCCAAGCCTGGAAATGAAGATCCACAACTTCTTAAAAGGTAATCCTGGTTTCAGTGGCTTAAACTTAAATATCCCAATCCTGAGCAGTTTGGGGTCCAGTGCCCCATCCGAGAGCCATCCCTCAGACTTCCAGCGTGGCCCTACTAGCACTTCAATCGACAACATTGATGGAACCCCTGTACGGGATGAACGGAGTGGAACACCCACCCAGGATGAGATGATGGACAAGCCTACGTCCAGCAGTGTAGATACTATGTCCCTGCTTTCTAAGATCATTAGCCCGGGTTCTTCAACACCCAGCAGTACAAGATCACCACCCCCTGGGAGAGATGAAAACTTCCCCCGGGAGCTCTCCAATTCTGTATCCACATATCGACCCTTTGGCCTGGGCAGCGAATCTCCCTATAAGCAACCGTCTGATGGAATGGAGAGACCGTCTTCCCTGATGGACTCTTCACAGGAAAAGTTCTATCCAGATACTTCTTTCCATGAAGATGAAGATTACCGAGATTTTGAGTACTCAGGGCCTCCACCTTCTGCTATGATGAACCTGGAGAAGAAACCAGCCAAATCTATTCTCAAGTCCAGCAAGGTGTCTGATGCCCCAGAGTACCAGCCAATCCTGTCCAGTTATAGCCACAGGGCCCAAGAATTTGGGGTAAAGTCAGCCTTCCCTCCATCTGTAAGAGCCCTCCTGGACTCTAGTGAGAACTGTGACCGTCTTGCTTCTTCCCCTGGGCTCTTTGGTGCCTTCAGCATAAGAGGGAACGAACCTGGGTCTGACCGGTCACCATCACCGAGTAAGAATGATTCATTTTTCACCCCCGACTCCAACCACAATAGCTTGTCTCAGTCTACCACTGGGCATCTCAGTTTGCCACAGAAGCAGTACCCAGACTCTCCTCACCCAGTCCCACATCGTTCCCTTTTCTCTCCGCAGAATACCCTGGCTGCTCCCACGGGCCACCCACCCACATCAGGCGTGGAGAAAGTCCTGGCCTCCACCATTTCCACCACCTCGACGATTGAGTTTAAGAATATGCTTAAAAACGCCTCACGCAAGCCCTCAGATGACAAGCATTTTGGCCAGACCCCCAACAAGGGCACTTCAAATGATGGTGTCAGTCTCTCTAACCTCACCCAGCCCAGCTTGACTACCGCTGACCAGCAGCAACAAGAAGAGCACTACCGCATAGAAACCCGCGTGTCCTCCTCCTGCCTAGACTTGCCTGATAGCACAGAAGAAAAAGGGGCCCCGATAGAAACTCTGGGCTACCATAATGCAGCTAATAGAAGGATGTCGGGGGAGCCGATACAGACCGTAGAGTCCATCCGAGTTCCTGGAAAGGGGAATAGAGGACATGGGCGCGAGGCTTCACGGGTGGGCTGGTTCGACCTGAGCACATCAGGCAGCTCTTTTGACAATGGCCCTTCAAGTGCCTCTGATTTGGCATCCCTTGGGGGTGGGGGCAGCGGAGGCCTCACTGGCTTTAAAACAGCACCATACAAGGAACGGGCACCCCAATTTCAGGAGAGTGTCGGCAACTTTCGTTCCAACAGTTTCAACTCAACATTTGAGCATCATCTCCCCCCGTCCCCCTTGGAACATGGGACACCTTTCCAGAGAGAGCCAGTGGGGCCGTCACCTGCCCCACCTGCCCCTCCTAAGGATCACAGTGGTATCTTCTCTCGGGATGCGCCCGCTCATCTGCCCTCTGTGGATCTTACGAATCCCTTCACAAAGGAGGCAGCCCTGGCCCATGCTGCCCCACCGCCTCCTCCTGGAGAGCACAGCGGAGTTCCCTTCCCTGCCCCGCCCCCTCCTCCACCCCCCGGGGAGCATAGCAGCAGTGGGGGGAGTGGTGTCCCCTTTTCTACTCCGCCCCCTCCTCCGCCCCCTGTTGACCACTCTGGAGTTGTACCCTTCCCAACCCCACCACTGGCAGAGCACGGAGTGGCAGGGGCTGTGGCAGTGTTTCCCAAGGACCATAGCTCCCTCCTTCAAGGGACCCTGGCTGAGCATTTTGGGGTGCTCGCAGGACCCAGGGACCATGGGGGCCCCACCCAACGGGACCTCAACGGCCCTGGCCTTAGCCGTGTGCGGGAGAGCCTGAGCCTACCCGCCCACTCTCTGGAGCACCTGGGCCCAGCTCATGGAGGAGGTGGGGGAGGCGGCAACAGCGGCAGTGGCCCCCCCTTGGGTCCCTCACACAGAGACACCATCAACCGGAGTGGTATGATTTTACGGAGTCCCCGGCCAGACTTTCGGCCTAGGGAACCTTTTCTCGGCAGAGACCCATTCCACAGTTTAAAGAGACCCAGGCCACCTTTCACTAGGGGCCCTCCGTTCTTTGCACCAAAACGCCCATTCTTCCCTCCCAGGTACTGA
- the Rprd2 gene encoding regulation of nuclear pre-mRNA domain-containing protein 2 isoform X2: MAAGGGGGSSKASSSSASSAGALESSLDRKFQSVTNTMESIQGLSSWCIENKKHHSTIVYHWMKWLRRSAYPHRLNLFYLANDVIQNCKRKNAIIFRESFADVLPEAAALVKDPSVSKSIERIFKIWEDRNVYPEEMIVALREALTSTNPKAALKSKIVAEFRSQALIEELLLYKRSEDQIELKEKQLSTMRVDVCSTETLKCLKDKTGGKKFSKEFEEASSKLEEFVNGLDKQVKNGPSLTEALENAGIFYEAQYKEVKVVANAYKTFANRVNNLKKKLDQLKSTLPDPEESPVPSPSMDAPSPTGSESPFQGMGGEESRSPTMESEKSATPEPVTDNRDVEDMELSDVEDDGSKIIVEDRKEKPVEKSAVSTSVPTKPTETLPKASSCTPVPVTMTATPPLPKPVNTSLLSPSPALALPNLANVDLAKISSILSSLTSVMKNTGVSPASRPSPGTPTSPSNLTSGLKTPAPATTTSHNPLANILSKVEITPESILSALSKTQTQSAPALQGLSSLLQSVTGNPVPSSEAASQSTSASPANTTVSTIKGRNVSSNTQSFIPKSFNYSPNSSASEVSSTSASKTSIGQSPGLPSTTFKLPSNSLGFAGTHSTSPAAPPTEVAMCQSSEISKPKLESESTSPSLEMKIHNFLKGNPGFSGLNLNIPILSSLGSSAPSESHPSDFQRGPTSTSIDNIDGTPVRDERSGTPTQDEMMDKPTSSSVDTMSLLSKIISPGSSTPSSTRSPPPGRDENFPRELSNSVSTYRPFGLGSESPYKQPSDGMERPSSLMDSSQEKFYPDTSFHEDEDYRDFEYSGPPPSAMMNLEKKPAKSILKSSKVSDAPEYQPILSSYSHRAQEFGVKSAFPPSVRALLDSSENCDRLASSPGLFGAFSIRGNEPGSDRSPSPSKNDSFFTPDSNHNSLSQSTTGHLSLPQKQYPDSPHPVPHRSLFSPQNTLAAPTGHPPTSGVEKVLASTISTTSTIEFKNMLKNASRKPSDDKHFGQTPNKGTSNDGVSLSNLTQPSLTTADQQQQEEHYRIETRVSSSCLDLPDSTEEKGAPIETLGYHNAANRRMSGEPIQTVESIRVPGKGNRGHGREASRVGWFDLSTSGSSFDNGPSSASDLASLGGGGSGGLTGFKTAPYKERAPQFQESVGNFRSNSFNSTFEHHLPPSPLEHGTPFQREPVGPSPAPPAPPKDHSGIFSRDAPAHLPSVDLTNPFTKEAALAHAAPPPPPGEHSGVPFPAPPPPPPPGEHSSSGGSGVPFSTPPPPPPPVDHSGVVPFPTPPLAEHGVAGAVAVFPKDHSSLLQGTLAEHFGVLAGPRDHGGPTQRDLNGPGLSRVRESLSLPAHSLEHLGPAHGGGGGGGNSGSGPPLGPSHRDTINRSGMILRSPRPDFRPREPFLGRDPFHSLKRPRPPFTRGPPFFAPKRPFFPPRY, from the exons GGATCCATCTGTCTCCAAGTCTATAGAACGAATCTTTAAAATTTGGGAAGATAGAAATGTATACCCAGAAGAAATGATTGTGGCATTGAGAGAGGCTTTGA CATCCACGAATCCAAAAGCTGCTCTCAAGTCTAAGATAGTTGCTGAGTTTCGA TCTCAGGCCCTCATTGAAGAACTGTTGCTATATAAGCGCTCAGAAGATCAGATAGAATTAAAGGAGAAACAGTTGTCAACTATGAGGGTGGATGTATGCAGCACAGAAACCCTCAAATGCTTAAAAG ATAAAACTGGGGGGAAGAAATTCTCTAAAGAATTTGAAGAGGCAAGCTCTAAGCTGGaagaatttgtgaatggactggatAAGCAGGTGAAAAATGGGCCTTCACTAACAGAAGCACTGGAAAATGCTGGAATTTTCTATGAAGCACAGTATAAAGAAGTAAAAGTTGTGGCCAAT GCATACAAAACCTTTGCTAACCGAGTAAacaatttaaagaagaaattggATCAGTTGAAGTCAACCCTTCCTGATCCTGAAGAATCACCAGTCCCTTCCCCAAGTATGGATGCTCCCTCCCCAACTGGTTCGGAGTCCCCATTTCAGGGAATGGGAGGTGAGGAATCCCGGTCACCAACAATGGAGAGTGAGAAATCTGCCACACCTGAACCTGTGACTGATAATCGTGATGTGGAAGACATGGAACTCTCAGATGTAGAAGATGATGGGTCAAAAATCATTG TGGAGGACAGGAAGGAAAAACCTGTGGAGAAGTCAGCTGTCTCTACTTCTGTACCTACAAAGCCAACAGAAACTCTCCCAAAGGCCTCTTCCTGTACCCCAGTGCCTGTGACcatgacagcaaccccacctcttCCAAAGCCTGTGAATACTTCTCTTCTGTCCCCGTCCCCAGCTTTGGCTTTGCCAAACCTGGCTAACGTGGATCTGGCAAAGATTAGTTCCATCCTTAGCAGCCTAACATCAGTCATGAAAAATACTG GGGTCAGTCCTGCATCAAGACCTTCTCCAGGAACTCCTACCAGTCCCAGCAACCTCACCAGTGGCCTGAAAACACCTGCACCTGCCACAACAACATCTCACAACCCTCTGGCAAATATTCTCTCCAAGGTGGAGATCACCCCAGAGAGCATTCTATCTGCTCTTTCCAAAACCCAGACACAGTCAGCCCCTGCACTACAAG GCCTGTCATCTTTACTTCAGAGTGTTACTGGGAACCCAGTTCCATCCAGTGAAGCTGCATCTCAGAGCACATCAGCTTCCCCTGCCAACACCACAGTCTCTACCATAAAAGGAAGAAATGTGTCCTCTAATACCCAATCTTTTATTCCCAAAAGCTTCAACTATTCTCCTAATTCATCAGCTTCTGAAGTCTCTTCAACTTCAGCCAGCAAGACATCAATTGGGCAAAGTCCAGGGCTTCCAAGCACTACGTTTAAACTGCCATCCAACTCTTTAGGGTTTGCAGGTACCCACAGTACTAGCCCTGCTGCCCCGCCTACCGAAGTTGCCATGTGCCAATCTTCAGAGATCTCCAAGCCAAAACTGGAGTCAGAGTCCACCTCCCCAAGCCTGGAAATGAAGATCCACAACTTCTTAAAAGGTAATCCTGGTTTCAGTGGCTTAAACTTAAATATCCCAATCCTGAGCAGTTTGGGGTCCAGTGCCCCATCCGAGAGCCATCCCTCAGACTTCCAGCGTGGCCCTACTAGCACTTCAATCGACAACATTGATGGAACCCCTGTACGGGATGAACGGAGTGGAACACCCACCCAGGATGAGATGATGGACAAGCCTACGTCCAGCAGTGTAGATACTATGTCCCTGCTTTCTAAGATCATTAGCCCGGGTTCTTCAACACCCAGCAGTACAAGATCACCACCCCCTGGGAGAGATGAAAACTTCCCCCGGGAGCTCTCCAATTCTGTATCCACATATCGACCCTTTGGCCTGGGCAGCGAATCTCCCTATAAGCAACCGTCTGATGGAATGGAGAGACCGTCTTCCCTGATGGACTCTTCACAGGAAAAGTTCTATCCAGATACTTCTTTCCATGAAGATGAAGATTACCGAGATTTTGAGTACTCAGGGCCTCCACCTTCTGCTATGATGAACCTGGAGAAGAAACCAGCCAAATCTATTCTCAAGTCCAGCAAGGTGTCTGATGCCCCAGAGTACCAGCCAATCCTGTCCAGTTATAGCCACAGGGCCCAAGAATTTGGGGTAAAGTCAGCCTTCCCTCCATCTGTAAGAGCCCTCCTGGACTCTAGTGAGAACTGTGACCGTCTTGCTTCTTCCCCTGGGCTCTTTGGTGCCTTCAGCATAAGAGGGAACGAACCTGGGTCTGACCGGTCACCATCACCGAGTAAGAATGATTCATTTTTCACCCCCGACTCCAACCACAATAGCTTGTCTCAGTCTACCACTGGGCATCTCAGTTTGCCACAGAAGCAGTACCCAGACTCTCCTCACCCAGTCCCACATCGTTCCCTTTTCTCTCCGCAGAATACCCTGGCTGCTCCCACGGGCCACCCACCCACATCAGGCGTGGAGAAAGTCCTGGCCTCCACCATTTCCACCACCTCGACGATTGAGTTTAAGAATATGCTTAAAAACGCCTCACGCAAGCCCTCAGATGACAAGCATTTTGGCCAGACCCCCAACAAGGGCACTTCAAATGATGGTGTCAGTCTCTCTAACCTCACCCAGCCCAGCTTGACTACCGCTGACCAGCAGCAACAAGAAGAGCACTACCGCATAGAAACCCGCGTGTCCTCCTCCTGCCTAGACTTGCCTGATAGCACAGAAGAAAAAGGGGCCCCGATAGAAACTCTGGGCTACCATAATGCAGCTAATAGAAGGATGTCGGGGGAGCCGATACAGACCGTAGAGTCCATCCGAGTTCCTGGAAAGGGGAATAGAGGACATGGGCGCGAGGCTTCACGGGTGGGCTGGTTCGACCTGAGCACATCAGGCAGCTCTTTTGACAATGGCCCTTCAAGTGCCTCTGATTTGGCATCCCTTGGGGGTGGGGGCAGCGGAGGCCTCACTGGCTTTAAAACAGCACCATACAAGGAACGGGCACCCCAATTTCAGGAGAGTGTCGGCAACTTTCGTTCCAACAGTTTCAACTCAACATTTGAGCATCATCTCCCCCCGTCCCCCTTGGAACATGGGACACCTTTCCAGAGAGAGCCAGTGGGGCCGTCACCTGCCCCACCTGCCCCTCCTAAGGATCACAGTGGTATCTTCTCTCGGGATGCGCCCGCTCATCTGCCCTCTGTGGATCTTACGAATCCCTTCACAAAGGAGGCAGCCCTGGCCCATGCTGCCCCACCGCCTCCTCCTGGAGAGCACAGCGGAGTTCCCTTCCCTGCCCCGCCCCCTCCTCCACCCCCCGGGGAGCATAGCAGCAGTGGGGGGAGTGGTGTCCCCTTTTCTACTCCGCCCCCTCCTCCGCCCCCTGTTGACCACTCTGGAGTTGTACCCTTCCCAACCCCACCACTGGCAGAGCACGGAGTGGCAGGGGCTGTGGCAGTGTTTCCCAAGGACCATAGCTCCCTCCTTCAAGGGACCCTGGCTGAGCATTTTGGGGTGCTCGCAGGACCCAGGGACCATGGGGGCCCCACCCAACGGGACCTCAACGGCCCTGGCCTTAGCCGTGTGCGGGAGAGCCTGAGCCTACCCGCCCACTCTCTGGAGCACCTGGGCCCAGCTCATGGAGGAGGTGGGGGAGGCGGCAACAGCGGCAGTGGCCCCCCCTTGGGTCCCTCACACAGAGACACCATCAACCGGAGTGGTATGATTTTACGGAGTCCCCGGCCAGACTTTCGGCCTAGGGAACCTTTTCTCGGCAGAGACCCATTCCACAGTTTAAAGAGACCCAGGCCACCTTTCACTAGGGGCCCTCCGTTCTTTGCACCAAAACGCCCATTCTTCCCTCCCAGGTACTGA